One part of the Marichromatium purpuratum 984 genome encodes these proteins:
- the amt gene encoding ammonium transporter codes for MRKALIILSLAFCPNVFAAPSEALDIGARLDLIWVLIAAGLVFLMQAGFTALESGLVRAKNSYNVAIKNISDFLVAVILFWLIGFALMFGTSQNGWIGLHGFNGSLLGAPGDYAFFLFQATFVGTAATIVAGAVAERMKFNAYLIISAMISLLIYPVSGHWVWGSAFADTTPGWLEAMGFMDFAGSTVVHSVGGWVALAGVIVLGARRGRFDARGEPQPIPGHNLLLATLGIFILWFGWFGFNGGSALAADASVPKIILNTVLSASAGGLASLLLALTLNQGQVPVERVLNGTLAGLVSITAGCAFVEPGNALWIGAIGGLLVYGIESALLHLARLDDPVGAIAAHGFGGVWGTLALALFAPADQLATGGHLSQFGVQLIGVVAVFVWAFGSGLVVFLGLRLFHDLRVSPEEEDEGLNVVEHGARTVWLDTMRTMQQIVESGDLRLRAPVENATEAGETALAFNRMLDRFQESIRVMTEVAGRVQLDSDQLAALAHQTRDGARRQRQDAEEAQRFVEQMLGHAGHTLASAQRGLASGHSAEQRVEHGSGQIGRLNTLVSQLAGQLDGASEQAGSLSAQSQSIGEVVDLIREIADQTNLLALNAAIEAARAGEHGRGFAVVSGEIRQLATKTRLATDDIRERIEQLQSESQRTAETLRRGMAEANQSAEQAAATMQALGEIVEAVAEISAVNREIVEAVEQQHALSEQVDTRIRAIHDVSEESSQGSALIAESATGLRTQVGSLNTQVAGFST; via the coding sequence ATGCGCAAAGCCCTTATTATTCTTTCCCTTGCCTTCTGCCCTAATGTGTTCGCTGCGCCGTCAGAAGCGCTCGATATCGGTGCACGACTCGACCTCATCTGGGTGCTGATCGCCGCTGGGCTGGTGTTCCTGATGCAGGCCGGGTTCACCGCGCTCGAATCCGGGCTGGTACGCGCGAAGAACAGCTATAACGTCGCGATCAAGAACATCAGCGACTTCCTGGTCGCGGTGATCCTGTTCTGGCTGATCGGCTTCGCACTGATGTTCGGCACCAGCCAGAACGGCTGGATCGGGCTGCACGGGTTCAACGGTTCGCTGCTCGGCGCACCCGGCGACTATGCCTTCTTCCTCTTCCAGGCGACCTTCGTCGGCACCGCCGCGACCATCGTCGCCGGCGCCGTGGCCGAGCGGATGAAGTTCAACGCCTATCTGATCATCTCGGCGATGATCAGCCTGCTGATCTATCCGGTCTCGGGGCACTGGGTCTGGGGCAGCGCCTTCGCCGACACCACCCCCGGCTGGCTCGAGGCGATGGGCTTCATGGACTTCGCCGGCTCCACCGTGGTGCACTCGGTCGGCGGCTGGGTGGCGCTCGCCGGGGTGATCGTGCTCGGTGCGCGACGCGGGCGCTTCGATGCGCGCGGCGAGCCGCAGCCCATCCCCGGTCACAACCTGCTGCTGGCCACCCTTGGCATCTTCATCCTCTGGTTCGGCTGGTTCGGCTTCAACGGTGGCAGCGCCCTCGCCGCCGATGCCTCGGTGCCCAAGATCATCCTCAACACCGTGCTCTCGGCGTCCGCCGGCGGACTCGCCAGCCTGCTGCTCGCGCTCACTCTCAATCAGGGCCAGGTGCCGGTCGAGCGGGTGCTCAACGGCACCCTCGCCGGGCTGGTCTCGATCACCGCCGGCTGCGCCTTCGTCGAGCCGGGCAACGCGCTGTGGATCGGCGCCATCGGCGGTCTGCTGGTCTATGGCATCGAATCGGCGCTCCTCCATCTCGCACGACTCGACGACCCGGTCGGGGCGATCGCCGCCCACGGTTTCGGTGGGGTCTGGGGGACGCTGGCGCTCGCCCTCTTCGCCCCCGCCGACCAGCTCGCCACCGGCGGCCACCTCAGTCAGTTCGGGGTGCAGTTGATCGGAGTGGTGGCGGTGTTCGTCTGGGCCTTCGGCAGCGGCCTGGTGGTGTTCCTCGGGCTGCGCCTGTTCCACGACCTGCGGGTCAGCCCGGAGGAGGAGGACGAGGGGCTGAACGTGGTCGAGCACGGCGCCCGCACGGTCTGGCTCGACACCATGCGCACCATGCAGCAGATCGTCGAGAGCGGCGACCTGCGGTTGCGCGCGCCGGTGGAGAACGCCACCGAGGCCGGCGAGACGGCGCTCGCCTTCAACCGCATGCTCGACCGCTTCCAGGAGAGCATCCGGGTGATGACCGAGGTCGCCGGTCGGGTCCAGCTCGACAGCGACCAGCTCGCCGCCCTCGCCCACCAGACCCGCGACGGCGCGCGGCGTCAGCGCCAGGACGCCGAGGAAGCGCAACGCTTCGTCGAGCAGATGCTCGGCCATGCCGGGCACACCCTTGCGAGCGCCCAGCGCGGGCTGGCCTCGGGACACAGTGCCGAGCAACGGGTGGAACACGGCAGTGGTCAGATCGGTCGACTCAATACCCTGGTCAGCCAGCTCGCCGGCCAGCTCGACGGCGCCTCGGAGCAGGCCGGATCGCTCTCGGCGCAGAGTCAGTCGATCGGCGAGGTGGTCGATCTGATCCGCGAGATCGCCGATCAGACCAATCTGCTCGCGCTCAACGCCGCGATCGAGGCGGCGCGCGCCGGCGAGCACGGGCGTGGCTTCGCCGTGGTCTCAGGCGAGATCCGTCAGCTCGCCACCAAGACCCGGCTGGCCACCGATGACATCCGTGAGCGCATCGAGCAGTTGCAGAGCGAGAGCCAGCGCACCGCCGAGACGCTCAGACGCGGCATGGCCGAGGCCAACCAGAGCGCCGAGCAGGCGGCGGCGACGATGCAGGCGCTCGGTGAGATCGTCGAGGCGGTGGCCGAGATCAGCGCGGTCAACCGCGAGATCGTCGAGGCGGTCGAGCAGCAGCATGCGCTCTCCGAGCAGGTCGACACCCGCATCCGCGCAATCCACGACGTCTCCGAGGAGAGCAGCCAGGGCAGCGCGCTGATCGCCGAGAGCGCCACCGGGCTGCGCACCCAGGTCGGCAGCCTCAACACCCAGGTCGCCGGCTTCAGTACCTGA
- a CDS encoding GIDE domain-containing protein, translated as MLETLADALAQTPAEQFWIGWTIVTAAALFALRWTLGRYHDLRRVTDTPTARIRSAAQGQVELQGLAAPHQAPLLAPLTGAPCLWYRYRIEERRDSGRQQRWVRVEEDSSEAPFLLDDGTGQCLVDPHRAQVRCHRARVWYGPRRGAPPGTAPSAWQQLFGGARRWRMREERIEHHDLLYVLGHLETPRRGPEARDRLTRALLNRWKRDPERMRALDRNGDGEIDLDEWERARTKAAQLAEHAERQLAATPPLPRVGHGPDPRLRPLIASGDEASLIGQLQWRTATGAILTGLLALGSALAPALRLGA; from the coding sequence ATGCTCGAGACGCTCGCCGATGCCCTGGCGCAGACCCCGGCCGAGCAGTTCTGGATCGGCTGGACGATCGTCACCGCCGCGGCGCTGTTCGCGCTGCGCTGGACCCTCGGCCGCTACCACGACCTGCGCCGGGTCACCGACACCCCGACGGCGCGGATCCGCTCCGCCGCCCAGGGACAGGTCGAGCTGCAGGGACTGGCCGCGCCCCACCAGGCGCCCCTGCTGGCACCGCTCACCGGCGCCCCCTGTCTGTGGTATCGCTACCGTATCGAGGAGCGCCGCGACAGCGGTCGTCAGCAACGCTGGGTGCGTGTCGAGGAGGACAGCTCAGAGGCCCCCTTCCTACTCGACGACGGTACCGGACAGTGCCTGGTCGACCCACATCGCGCCCAGGTGCGCTGTCACCGCGCGCGGGTCTGGTACGGCCCACGCCGTGGCGCCCCTCCCGGCACCGCGCCGAGCGCCTGGCAGCAACTGTTCGGCGGCGCGCGGCGCTGGCGGATGCGCGAGGAGCGCATCGAGCACCACGACCTGCTCTATGTCCTCGGCCATCTCGAGACCCCGCGACGCGGCCCCGAGGCGCGCGATCGCCTCACCCGCGCGCTGCTCAACCGCTGGAAACGCGATCCCGAGCGAATGCGTGCGCTCGATCGCAACGGCGACGGCGAGATCGATCTCGATGAGTGGGAGCGGGCACGCACCAAGGCCGCGCAGCTCGCCGAGCACGCCGAGCGCCAGCTCGCCGCGACCCCGCCGCTACCACGCGTGGGACACGGCCCCGATCCACGACTGCGGCCACTGATCGCCAGCGGCGACGAGGCCTCCCTGATCGGACAGCTGCAGTGGCGCACCGCCACAGGCGCCATCCTCACCGGCCTGCTCGCGCTCGGCAGCGCCCTGGCCCCGGCGCTGCGGCTCGGCGCCTGA
- a CDS encoding LemA family protein, whose translation MSLTLVILLVALALLAIYAIAVYNALVRLKHQVAKNWSNIDVVLKQRHDELPKLVSVCRQYMRYEQETLQRVVEARGAVFAARERGDLRQLGTAETALRAGLGQLLAIAESYPELQADRAFRDLGARITQLEDTIADRRELYNESVNLLNVRLAQFPDLLIARRLGFTPASLLEFSEARADVDLDALFG comes from the coding sequence ATGAGCCTGACGCTTGTCATCCTGCTGGTCGCGCTGGCGCTGCTCGCCATCTACGCGATCGCCGTCTACAACGCCCTGGTGCGGCTCAAGCATCAGGTGGCCAAGAACTGGTCGAACATCGATGTCGTGCTCAAGCAGCGTCACGATGAGCTGCCCAAGCTGGTCAGCGTCTGTCGTCAGTACATGCGCTACGAACAGGAGACCCTGCAGCGCGTGGTCGAGGCGCGCGGGGCGGTGTTCGCCGCCCGCGAGCGCGGCGACCTGCGCCAGCTCGGCACCGCCGAGACCGCGCTGCGCGCCGGACTCGGTCAGCTGCTGGCGATCGCCGAATCCTACCCCGAACTCCAGGCCGACCGCGCCTTCCGCGACCTCGGGGCGCGCATCACCCAGCTCGAGGACACCATCGCCGATCGCCGCGAGCTTTACAACGAGAGCGTCAACCTGCTCAACGTCCGACTCGCCCAGTTCCCCGATCTGCTGATCGCGCGCCGGCTCGGCTTCACCCCGGCGAGCCTCCTCGAGTTCAGCGAGGCACGCGCCGACGTCGATCTCGACGCCCTGTTCGGCTGA
- a CDS encoding efflux RND transporter periplasmic adaptor subunit → MMLRMFITGVLLLLPELVGAESPLPVTTVELEAVLVHPVREAPAEAVALNDTRLGAEINGVIAAIDVAVGDRVERGQVLARVDCTPHRIEVARARAALDAGRATLEFSELQLDNARRLSERRSISQEELDKREADARTRKAELDRLQAALDAAGYTASKCTIAAPLNAVVIERIASVGDYAVPGTQILRLLDDENVEVSAKVQEQDLDGLEAAAEVRFTGRLRDHPVRLRTVLPLLERRLRTYEVRLRFTAEPAPPGAAGRLRWRVGGGRIPADLLVQRDGGLGVFVLADGHARFQPLPEARAGHPAATGLAPTTRLIVDGRFRVEDGQAVTVD, encoded by the coding sequence ATGATGCTGCGGATGTTCATCACTGGGGTACTGTTGCTGCTGCCGGAACTGGTCGGCGCCGAGTCGCCCCTGCCGGTGACCACGGTCGAGCTGGAGGCGGTGCTGGTGCATCCGGTGCGCGAGGCGCCGGCCGAGGCGGTGGCACTCAACGACACCCGGCTCGGCGCCGAGATCAACGGGGTGATCGCCGCGATCGATGTGGCCGTCGGCGATCGGGTCGAGCGCGGTCAGGTCCTTGCCCGGGTCGACTGCACCCCGCACCGCATCGAGGTCGCCCGCGCTCGCGCCGCGCTCGATGCCGGACGCGCCACCCTGGAGTTCAGCGAGCTGCAGCTCGACAACGCGCGTCGGCTCTCGGAGCGGCGCAGCATCTCCCAGGAAGAACTCGACAAGCGCGAGGCTGACGCCCGTACCCGCAAGGCCGAACTCGACCGGCTCCAGGCTGCGCTCGACGCCGCCGGATACACCGCTTCTAAGTGCACCATCGCCGCGCCACTCAATGCGGTGGTGATCGAGCGTATCGCCAGCGTCGGCGACTATGCGGTGCCCGGCACCCAGATCCTGCGCCTGCTCGACGACGAGAACGTCGAGGTCAGCGCCAAGGTCCAGGAACAGGACCTCGACGGTCTGGAGGCCGCCGCCGAGGTGCGCTTCACCGGCCGGCTGCGCGATCATCCGGTGCGGTTGCGCACCGTGCTGCCGCTGCTCGAGCGGCGGCTGCGCACCTATGAGGTCCGGCTGAGATTCACCGCCGAGCCGGCACCACCGGGTGCTGCTGGGCGGTTGCGCTGGCGGGTCGGCGGCGGGCGCATCCCCGCCGATCTGCTGGTGCAGCGCGACGGTGGTCTCGGGGTGTTCGTGCTTGCCGACGGCCACGCACGCTTCCAGCCGCTGCCCGAGGCGCGTGCGGGCCACCCGGCGGCCACCGGCCTGGCACCGACCACCCGGCTGATCGTCGACGGGCGCTTCCGGGTCGAGGACGGTCAGGCGGTGACGGTGGACTGA
- a CDS encoding efflux RND transporter permease subunit: MFAQLIRNHVLTNLTFLLVVVLGAIAYLQLPREQDPSVNFNWVTVRVIWPGASAEDIETRVTEPLEEGIERVDDTKFVSSNSRQGIAFILVRFEDIGPDAFDKRMDDLRREIQSQLRELPAEARQPEIVEVSSANAFPTATLALVGRAADEQLRRSAVQVRKDLQRMSGVDRVETIGQTDPELQVDFSPEQLVGLGVSPVDLADTVTAYFRDLAAGSISLGDQQWFVRVVGTSDDPRYLEDLPIVTALGELPLRSVAEIVRGHDEPDQLVRYGGRPGVLLSVFKADQINNIELLARIRDYMEGVNTGFATLGLELVLLEDQTLATQHAVRVMERNALVGLALVLVMVWLFLGLRVAVLTSIGIPFVLGGVFILLALFGQTLNSTTLLAVVISLGMLVDDAVVVVEAIYYKLREGYEGVAAALAGLQEVAVPVGSAVLTTIAAFLPLMLIPGVLGDYMKFVPAVVTLALLISLVEAYWMLPSHMLEARVDPGHPGKVQRARLRATDWLRRRFARALVRFLGLRWWIAPLGVVLLGGAVAMVGGGLVRVDYFATDLYRLFYINVEMPPGTKVEKTLATLETIEQRVRAELREGEARALISYAGQRFTETEPVFGEEKGQVFVSLEPAAPGRRGVEALIGAVRAAVEAVPGPLEVSFLRRKIGPPTLKAINVKVRGDDVAELRAASAEIKRFLAATPGVVDISDDDTRGRMELEVRLDPDAIVRAGLSPAEVVRMVRLYADGEVVASMQHQGERLEVRVRGAPRALLDTRSFLDHPVGLPDGSEIALGKLLRVETQRTTSNIRHYDFRRAITVEADIDSTLTDTVSANLAIRAFWVETRDRYPGVDIDLTGQNDDIEESLNAILVLFVVGLGLIYLILGAQFVSYRQPLLVLATVPMAFIGVVVGLFVSANPLSLYTLYGVVALAGIAANDCIVLISTANRYLAGGLGVTRAAVAAARRRVVPIIITSLTTIAGLVSLATGLAGESLMWGPVATAIVWGLGFSTLLTLFFIPALYLVFTRPPPSPLQRLALLPLLVEGEPGPWGRWSERLGGGSRRARVPAARIPDLEWRERYRAAVAAVDAGELEPAIRELQWLADQAPESTLFASALVQALLLYLHRLGGDAGYVERARRYLAHARRVDPHARHLLELERVLRGFETGTAP, from the coding sequence ATGTTCGCGCAGCTGATCCGCAATCACGTCCTCACCAACCTGACCTTTCTGCTGGTGGTGGTGCTCGGCGCCATCGCCTATCTGCAGCTGCCGCGCGAGCAGGATCCGAGCGTCAACTTCAACTGGGTGACGGTGCGGGTGATCTGGCCCGGCGCCTCGGCCGAGGACATCGAGACCCGGGTGACCGAACCGCTGGAGGAGGGCATCGAGCGGGTCGACGACACCAAGTTCGTCAGCAGCAACAGCCGTCAGGGGATCGCCTTCATCCTGGTGCGCTTCGAGGATATCGGCCCCGATGCCTTCGACAAGCGCATGGACGACCTCAGACGCGAGATCCAGAGCCAGCTGCGCGAGCTGCCGGCCGAGGCGCGCCAGCCCGAGATCGTCGAGGTCAGCAGCGCCAACGCCTTTCCCACCGCCACCCTGGCGCTGGTGGGGCGCGCCGCCGACGAGCAGCTGCGCCGCTCGGCGGTGCAGGTACGCAAGGACCTGCAGCGGATGTCCGGGGTCGATCGGGTCGAGACCATCGGTCAGACCGACCCCGAACTGCAGGTCGATTTCTCCCCCGAGCAGCTGGTCGGGCTCGGCGTCTCACCGGTCGATCTCGCCGACACCGTTACCGCCTATTTCCGCGACCTCGCCGCCGGCAGTATCTCGCTGGGCGATCAGCAGTGGTTCGTGCGCGTGGTCGGCACCAGTGACGATCCGCGCTATCTCGAGGACCTGCCGATCGTCACCGCGCTCGGCGAGCTGCCGCTGCGCTCGGTGGCCGAGATCGTGCGCGGTCACGACGAGCCCGACCAACTGGTACGCTACGGCGGTCGTCCGGGGGTGCTGCTGTCGGTGTTCAAGGCCGACCAGATCAACAACATCGAGCTGCTCGCGCGCATCCGCGACTACATGGAGGGGGTCAACACCGGGTTCGCCACCCTGGGCCTGGAGCTGGTGCTGCTCGAGGACCAGACCCTGGCCACCCAGCACGCGGTGCGGGTGATGGAGCGCAACGCCCTGGTCGGGCTGGCGCTGGTGCTGGTGATGGTATGGCTGTTCCTCGGCCTGCGGGTGGCGGTGCTCACCAGCATCGGCATCCCTTTCGTGCTCGGCGGGGTGTTCATCCTGCTCGCGCTGTTCGGTCAGACACTCAACTCGACCACCCTGCTGGCGGTGGTGATCAGTCTGGGGATGCTGGTCGACGACGCGGTGGTGGTGGTCGAGGCGATCTACTACAAGCTGCGTGAGGGCTACGAGGGGGTGGCTGCCGCCCTCGCCGGGTTGCAGGAGGTGGCGGTGCCGGTGGGCTCGGCGGTGCTCACCACCATCGCCGCCTTCCTGCCGCTGATGCTGATACCCGGGGTGCTCGGCGACTACATGAAGTTCGTCCCTGCGGTGGTCACCCTGGCGCTGTTGATCAGTCTGGTCGAGGCCTATTGGATGCTGCCGAGCCACATGCTCGAGGCGCGTGTCGATCCCGGTCATCCCGGCAAGGTACAGCGCGCCCGACTGCGCGCCACCGACTGGTTGCGGCGGCGCTTCGCGCGGGCGCTGGTGCGTTTTCTCGGGCTACGCTGGTGGATCGCCCCGCTCGGCGTGGTGCTGCTCGGTGGTGCGGTGGCGATGGTCGGCGGCGGTCTGGTGCGGGTCGACTATTTCGCCACCGATCTCTATCGGTTGTTCTACATCAACGTCGAGATGCCGCCCGGCACCAAGGTCGAGAAGACCCTCGCCACCCTCGAGACGATCGAGCAGCGGGTGCGCGCCGAGCTGCGCGAGGGCGAGGCACGGGCGTTGATCAGCTATGCCGGGCAGCGCTTCACCGAGACCGAGCCGGTGTTCGGCGAGGAGAAGGGGCAGGTGTTCGTCAGCCTCGAGCCGGCTGCGCCCGGGCGGCGCGGGGTCGAGGCATTGATCGGCGCGGTGCGCGCGGCGGTCGAGGCGGTGCCGGGACCGCTGGAGGTCTCTTTCCTGCGGCGCAAGATCGGGCCGCCGACGCTCAAGGCGATCAACGTCAAGGTGCGTGGCGACGACGTCGCCGAGTTGCGCGCGGCCAGCGCCGAGATCAAGCGCTTCCTCGCCGCCACCCCGGGAGTGGTCGATATCAGCGACGACGATACCCGCGGGCGCATGGAGCTGGAGGTGCGGCTCGATCCCGACGCCATCGTGCGCGCCGGGCTGAGTCCGGCGGAGGTGGTGCGGATGGTGCGCCTCTATGCCGACGGCGAGGTGGTGGCGAGCATGCAGCACCAGGGCGAGCGGCTCGAGGTGCGGGTGCGCGGCGCGCCGCGCGCGCTGCTCGACACCCGCTCCTTCCTCGATCATCCGGTGGGGCTGCCCGATGGCAGCGAGATCGCCCTCGGCAAGCTGCTGCGGGTCGAGACCCAGCGCACCACCAGCAACATCCGTCACTACGACTTCCGCCGCGCGATCACCGTCGAGGCCGACATCGACAGTACGCTGACCGATACCGTCAGCGCCAACCTCGCCATCCGCGCCTTCTGGGTCGAGACCCGTGACCGCTACCCCGGCGTCGACATCGACCTCACCGGGCAGAACGACGACATCGAGGAGAGTCTCAACGCCATCCTGGTGCTGTTCGTCGTCGGCCTCGGGCTGATCTATCTCATCCTCGGTGCCCAGTTCGTCAGTTATCGCCAACCGCTGCTGGTGCTCGCCACCGTGCCGATGGCCTTCATCGGCGTGGTGGTGGGGCTGTTCGTCAGCGCCAACCCGCTCAGTCTCTATACCCTCTACGGTGTGGTGGCGCTGGCCGGGATCGCGGCCAACGACTGTATCGTGCTGATCAGCACCGCCAACCGCTATCTCGCCGGTGGGCTGGGGGTGACGCGCGCCGCCGTCGCTGCCGCGCGTCGTCGGGTGGTGCCGATCATCATCACCTCGCTGACCACCATCGCCGGATTGGTGTCGCTGGCCACCGGGCTGGCCGGTGAATCGCTGATGTGGGGGCCGGTGGCCACCGCCATCGTCTGGGGGCTCGGCTTCTCGACCCTGCTGACGCTGTTCTTCATCCCCGCGCTCTATCTGGTCTTCACCCGTCCGCCGCCCTCGCCGCTGCAGCGTCTGGCGCTGCTGCCATTGCTCGTCGAGGGTGAGCCCGGCCCCTGGGGGCGCTGGTCGGAGCGGCTCGGTGGCGGGAGCCGGCGCGCGCGCGTCCCGGCCGCGCGCATCCCCGATCTGGAGTGGCGCGAGCGCTATCGCGCCGCGGTCGCTGCGGTCGATGCCGGCGAGCTGGAACCGGCGATCCGTGAGCTGCAGTGGCTCGCCGACCAGGCCCCGGAGTCGACCCTGTTCGCTTCGGCGCTGGTACAGGCGCTGCTGCTCTATCTCCACCGCCTGGGAGGCGATGCCGGTTATGTCGAGCGCGCCCGGCGCTATCTCGCGCATGCCCGTCGGGTCGATCCTCACGCCCGTCATCTGCTCGAACTCGAACGCGTGCTGCGTGGCTTCGAGACCGGGACTGCGCCCTGA
- a CDS encoding methyl-accepting chemotaxis protein, with protein MRIRLKLIALAMLILLALTTVLGATWWAWQRAVSLDDSKEQMLELALELTGLEREARLFIDQLDPASISRCQTHTQSLARSRAALRARLARQGLGKDVLNPFAVALDQATDAFERLVATYREVGLDPRSGLYGSLREAVHQAEAAVEALGRDDLLVDILQLRRNEKDFMLRDARDYVVRFEDNHARLLADLGGTETMTRAALERYRHDFLALVEGRERIGLAPDSGLRGTFETRLAESQAQLSMVIGEVDALLEGARQRTALALLGLMTVISVLVVALVLGLARQLDRGLGHSTRVMRRIAERRDLTQTIALAGRDELAQMGRYFDAMIQLLRELLQQGGEASAALRGATATLSESSANTIAGLRTQRAETEQVASAVTEMAATIEEIARNTDLTAEQAREASGNAQAGQQAVGETVARIEALTERLAESARIGATLVEHAEQVDSVLAVIGAIAEQTNLLALNAAIEAARAGEAGRGFAVVADEVRALADRTQGSTREIGETLERVRAEARAMMGEMDASLEQGRGSVAKAREAGELLERIAVEVARMLDMTTQIAAAVEQQSQVGRALDANLVTIRDLTEETAARAEDDARTAEQVATQAEALARNIARFET; from the coding sequence ATGCGCATTCGTCTCAAGCTCATTGCCCTGGCCATGCTCATCCTGCTGGCACTGACGACGGTGCTGGGTGCCACTTGGTGGGCCTGGCAGCGGGCCGTCTCGCTCGATGACTCGAAGGAACAGATGCTCGAACTCGCGCTCGAACTGACCGGGCTCGAGCGCGAGGCCCGTCTCTTCATCGACCAACTCGATCCGGCCTCCATCAGTCGCTGCCAGACGCATACCCAATCGCTCGCGCGGTCGCGCGCCGCGCTGCGCGCGCGGCTTGCTCGACAGGGGCTCGGAAAGGATGTCCTGAACCCCTTTGCCGTCGCGCTCGATCAGGCCACCGATGCCTTCGAGCGCTTGGTGGCGACCTACCGCGAGGTCGGGCTGGATCCGCGCTCGGGGCTCTACGGCAGTCTGCGCGAGGCCGTCCATCAGGCCGAGGCGGCGGTCGAGGCGCTGGGGCGTGACGATCTGCTGGTCGACATCCTCCAGCTCAGACGCAACGAGAAGGACTTCATGCTGCGCGACGCGCGCGACTATGTCGTCCGCTTCGAGGACAACCATGCCCGACTGCTCGCCGACCTGGGGGGGACGGAGACGATGACCCGTGCCGCGCTGGAGCGTTATCGGCATGACTTCCTCGCCCTGGTCGAGGGTCGCGAGCGGATCGGGCTCGCGCCCGACAGCGGGTTGCGTGGCACCTTCGAGACGCGACTCGCCGAGAGCCAGGCCCAGCTCAGCATGGTGATCGGCGAGGTCGACGCGTTGCTCGAAGGCGCACGCCAGCGCACCGCGCTGGCCCTGCTCGGACTGATGACGGTGATCTCCGTGCTGGTGGTGGCGCTGGTGTTGGGGCTGGCCCGTCAGCTCGACCGTGGTCTCGGGCACAGCACCCGGGTGATGCGCCGGATCGCCGAGCGGCGCGACCTCACCCAGACCATCGCCCTCGCCGGGCGTGACGAACTGGCGCAGATGGGGCGCTATTTCGACGCCATGATCCAGCTGCTGCGCGAGTTGCTTCAGCAGGGCGGGGAGGCGAGCGCTGCGCTGCGCGGGGCGACCGCGACGCTCAGCGAGAGTTCGGCGAACACCATCGCCGGGCTGCGTACCCAGCGCGCCGAGACCGAGCAGGTGGCCAGTGCGGTCACCGAGATGGCTGCGACCATCGAGGAGATCGCGCGCAATACCGATCTCACCGCAGAGCAGGCGCGCGAGGCCAGCGGCAATGCCCAGGCCGGGCAGCAGGCCGTCGGTGAGACGGTGGCGCGGATCGAGGCGCTCACCGAGCGGCTCGCCGAGTCGGCGCGGATCGGCGCGACCCTGGTCGAGCATGCCGAGCAGGTCGACTCGGTGCTGGCGGTGATTGGCGCCATCGCCGAGCAGACCAATCTGCTCGCGCTCAACGCCGCGATCGAGGCGGCGCGCGCCGGCGAGGCCGGGCGCGGTTTCGCGGTGGTCGCCGACGAGGTGCGCGCGCTCGCCGACCGCACCCAGGGCTCGACCCGCGAGATCGGCGAGACCCTCGAGCGAGTGCGTGCCGAGGCGCGCGCGATGATGGGCGAGATGGATGCCAGTCTGGAGCAGGGGCGAGGGAGCGTCGCCAAGGCCCGCGAGGCCGGCGAGCTGCTCGAACGCATCGCCGTGGAGGTGGCGCGGATGCTCGACATGACCACCCAGATCGCCGCCGCCGTGGAGCAACAGAGTCAGGTCGGTCGCGCGCTCGATGCCAATCTGGTGACTATTCGCGACCTCACCGAGGAGACCGCCGCGCGCGCCGAGGACGATGCCCGTACCGCCGAGCAGGTCGCCACCCAGGCCGAGGCCCTGGCGCGCAACATCGCGCGCTTCGAGACGTGA